Proteins found in one Quercus robur chromosome 2, dhQueRobu3.1, whole genome shotgun sequence genomic segment:
- the LOC126712135 gene encoding uncharacterized protein LOC126712135 → MAPSPQKKKSTAKKADKRLKMDPRLFRSVHHFERYKDNFLNAGIIQERFVDLDDLRQTFIPSCFEGRGWDKLLSDFPLVCEPLIREFYSNAVIKENELNCWVRGKEFILDAHVIDDVLGLEGLDDEEFVNFKDRSVSIETVQQRIGGQREGKCLNTTAFPVDMRVLTIIMMFNLYPIRKLTTINCARAIFLMDLKEKNFIDISSHIFDIIVDETRTTSRPKLIFPSLLMRIFRRKGVQIPQDISHMSTPSAINKLTCKRISVRLPGEEDEGDEGEEVPMETDAETAGHASTSTPRRSGKRSRASTSADAPPDAFQIILERLDGIRAVQTEHSDRMRAMQDQIDVLAATLDSFTTQHDQ, encoded by the coding sequence atggccccttcaccccagaagaagaaatctactgcgaagaaagctgacaaaagacttaagatggatcctagattgtttaggtcagttcatcattttgagagatacaaggataacttcttgaatgcaggaatcattcaagagagatttgtggatttggatgatttaaggcaaacttttattcccagttgttttgaaggaagaggatgggacaaacttttaagtgattttcctttggtgtgtgaacctctgattagagaattttattcaaatgctgtgataaaggagaatgagttaaattgctgggttcgagggaaagaattcatcttggatgcacatgtcatagatgatgtactagggcttgagggtttggatgatgaggagtttgtcaatttcaaggataggagtgtctctattgaaacagttcaacagagaataggtgggcagagagaagggaagtgtttgaataccactgcctttccagtggacatgagggttctaaccataatcatgatgtttaacctttatcctattaggaagttgaccacaatcaattgtgctagagcaatttttctgatggatctcaaagagaagaacttcatagatataagttcccacatctttgacatcattgtggatgagacaagaacaacatctagaccaaaactgatctttcctaGTCTCCTAATGAGAATTtttcgaaggaagggtgttcaaattcctcaagacatcagtcacatgtctacaccctctgcaatcaacaaacttacctgcaaaaggatcagtgttaggcttccaggagaagaagatgaaggtgatgaaggagaggaagtcccaatggagactgatgcagagacagcagggcatgcatccacctcaacaccaaggaggagtggcaagaggtccagagcttcaacttctgcagatgcacctccagatgctttccagatcattctggaaaggcttgatgggatcagggcagtccagactgagcattctgacagaatgagagccatgcaagaccagattgatgtcttggctgctacacttgacagcttcacaactcagcatgaccagtga